One genomic region from Rosa rugosa chromosome 1, drRosRugo1.1, whole genome shotgun sequence encodes:
- the LOC133730264 gene encoding NAC domain-containing protein 30-like, translating into MDNKKSSSSALIALPSPIEEDEIEWKKSLPSGVKFRPSHKDLYHYLHMKVHTGRIDFGGVIRSINLYIYKPEDLRGLAFDNDDGRLYFFTPLQKKFTKGKKTNRVTGHGFWKVTQKSVKIMDDDNKPIMTKTPLCYFYFWGKKGRKTQWLMDQYKLINEGSNPVMLKNWVLCVVHYKPRGNNDTNKRSSTDSRSEAVGSSTQNSMIGSSSESNPQISFGNNNFNVASSSNPQGTSSYPEPVAFQTPSNPNKRQQCSTSYDEPLCITCPGNNIASYAQFPKRRSPSANDTPNIDQNQASDPSFDQMVSNVLNQDPDEYTCLEPLLNLDIGDYEWKDDIFNVLFPSELNPQNSNPNSMNPTTTTTSHPTVSASDPPPPTFNSSADENARIASMAKVGQSNATTSLSITKEGKTR; encoded by the exons ATGGATAACAAGAAATCCTCTTCAAGTGCTTTGATAGCATTACCTTCGCCaattgaagaagatgaaattgaatggaagaAGAGCTTACCATCTGGAGTGAAGTTTCGGCCCTCACATAAAGATTTATATCATTATCTCCATATGAAGGTTCATACTGGGCGCATTGATTTTGGTGGAGTTATTAGAAGCATCAATCTTTATATATATAAGCCCGAGGACCTAAGAG GTTTAGCATTTGATAATGATGATGGCCGCTTGTACTTCTTCACACCATTGCAAAAGAAGTTCACAAAGGGAAAAAAGACAAACAGAGTAACCGGACATGGTTTTTGGAAGGTCACGCAGAAGTCTGTAAAGATTATGGACGATGACAACAAGCCTATTATGACCAAAACACCTCTGTGTTACTTTTACTTTTGGGGCAAAAAGGGAAGGAAAACTCAGTGGCTCATGGACCAGTACAAGCTCATCAACGAGGGCAGTAATCCTGTAATG TTGAAGAATTGGGTTCTTTGTGTTGTCCACTATAAGCCAAGAGGGAATAATGATACAAACAAAAGAAGCAGCACTGATTCAAGGTCCGAGGCAGTGGGATCTTCTACTCAAAACTCGATGATAGGTTCGTCTTCCGAATCCAATCCCCAAATTTCCTTTGGCAACAATAACTTCAATGTGGCTTCATCTTCTAACCCACAAGGTACTAGTTCATACCCAGAACCGGTGGCATTCCAGACTCCTAGTAACCCAAATAAGAGACAGCAGTGTTCTACTTCTTATGATGAGCCTTTGTGTATCACCTGCCCTGGTAATAACATTGCCTCTTATGCCCAATTTCCTAAACGTAGATCACCTAGTGCTAATGACACCCCCAACATTGATCAAAACCAAGCTAGTGACCCTTCTTTTGATCAAATGGTTTCTAACGTACTCAACCAGGATCCTGATGAATACACGTGTCTAGAGCCATTACTCAACCTAGATATAGGCGATTACGAGTGGAAAGACGATATTTTTAATGTTCTTTTTCCATCTGAACTTAAtcctcaaaatagtaacccTAATAGCATGAACCCTACAACTACTACTACTAGTCATCCTACTGTCTCTGCCTCAGATCCACCTCCTCCCACCTTCAACTCTTCTGCCGATGAAAATGCCAGGATAGCATCTATGGCAAAAGTGGGTCAATCCAATGCCACAACAAGCTTATCGATCACTAAGGAAGGGAAGACAAGGTAG